Proteins encoded in a region of the Petroclostridium xylanilyticum genome:
- a CDS encoding type II toxin-antitoxin system PemK/MazF family toxin, translating into MEFNFETFEEKDGINELTKEKNSILDSIFSEIKKRACDNDFNELINVLKYYLSPSLNDLSLEEIKILESCIMKLKQGINKRKHSDSIRYCNWLNEKLDINLLASEQEEIRNKDKKKFHPIRPRRGDIYLAQLGENIGKEINNKHLVLIVQNNKGNLYGNTVVCIPISSSGKLYPPHEKIELKDIKSGRLDKIPSKAKTEQIHYLDKARLIHKVAELEPEAVKRICDRLKKNLDMA; encoded by the coding sequence TTGGAATTTAATTTTGAAACATTTGAAGAAAAAGATGGCATTAATGAACTAACAAAAGAGAAGAATTCTATATTAGATAGTATCTTTTCTGAAATAAAAAAAAGGGCTTGTGATAATGATTTTAATGAATTAATAAATGTTTTAAAGTATTACCTTTCGCCAAGTTTAAATGATTTATCATTAGAAGAAATCAAAATACTAGAATCTTGTATAATGAAATTAAAACAAGGGATTAACAAAAGAAAGCACAGTGATAGTATAAGATATTGTAACTGGTTAAATGAAAAATTAGATATTAATTTATTAGCATCTGAGCAGGAGGAAATTAGGAATAAAGATAAGAAAAAATTTCATCCCATTAGACCTAGAAGAGGAGATATTTATTTAGCCCAATTAGGGGAAAATATTGGAAAAGAAATAAATAATAAGCATCTTGTTTTAATTGTGCAAAACAATAAAGGAAATTTATATGGCAATACAGTAGTTTGCATACCAATATCAAGTAGCGGAAAATTATATCCACCACATGAAAAAATAGAATTAAAAGATATAAAAAGTGGTAGGTTAGATAAAATTCCTTCAAAGGCAAAAACAGAGCAAATTCATTATTTAGATAAAGCGCGTCTTATACACAAAGTTGCAGAACTAGAACCTGAAGCAGTAAAACGAATTTGCGATAGATTAAAGAAAAACCTTGACATGGCAT
- the hepT gene encoding type VII toxin-antitoxin system HepT family RNase toxin has protein sequence MPTDIILNKVSIIRRCIKRIHEEYDNNLENLNNFTKQDAIILNIQRACEAAIDIAMHIVSEKALGLPQNSRDAFDFLYEHHIIDNDLAAKLKAMVGFRNIAVHDYQSINIKIIEKIIALHLDDLLTFAEIVLKLDM, from the coding sequence ATGCCAACTGATATTATTTTAAACAAAGTTAGTATAATCCGGCGCTGTATAAAGAGAATACACGAGGAATATGATAACAACCTTGAGAACTTAAACAATTTTACAAAGCAGGATGCCATTATTCTAAATATTCAGAGAGCATGTGAAGCGGCAATAGACATTGCGATGCATATTGTGTCTGAAAAGGCATTAGGTTTGCCGCAGAATAGCAGGGATGCGTTTGATTTTCTTTATGAGCATCATATTATTGATAATGATTTAGCTGCGAAATTAAAAGCTATGGTAGGATTTCGTAATATTGCAGTGCATGATTATCAATCTATTAATATTAAAATCATTGAGAAAATTATTGCGTTGCATTTGGATGATTTATTAACGTTTGCAGAGATTGTTTTAAAACTTGATATGTGA
- the mntA gene encoding type VII toxin-antitoxin system MntA family adenylyltransferase antitoxin — protein sequence MKNRSLESTDIEKINDLLKDKLSPDFTILFGSAAKGKLRDDSDVDIAFMSNCSCDEYHVFMIAQELADTLGREVDLIDLNKASTVFKAQIVANGKVIYDKEPYKRMIFQMKALKEYALLNEERQCVIDRIKGRGVDYAN from the coding sequence ATGAAAAATAGAAGTTTAGAATCAACCGATATAGAGAAAATTAATGATTTATTAAAAGATAAGCTGTCGCCGGATTTTACCATCCTATTTGGTTCTGCAGCAAAAGGTAAACTAAGGGATGATAGTGATGTTGACATTGCGTTTATGAGCAATTGTAGCTGTGATGAATATCACGTTTTTATGATTGCTCAGGAGCTTGCGGATACATTAGGTAGGGAAGTAGATCTGATTGATCTAAATAAAGCGTCTACGGTTTTTAAAGCACAAATTGTTGCCAATGGAAAAGTAATTTATGATAAAGAACCTTATAAGAGAATGATATTTCAAATGAAGGCATTGAAGGAATATGCTTTATTGAATGAAGAACGGCAGTGTGTCATTGATAGGATAAAGGGACGAGGTGTAGATTATGCCAACTGA
- the murJ gene encoding murein biosynthesis integral membrane protein MurJ: MKKMAMLLMLITILSKIFGFARDITLSYFYGASNISDAYLISTTIPMVIFAFIGTGITTGYIPMYSKIENSNGIKEANRYTNNLVNVLIVICTIIVILGLLFTNPIVKVFASGFEGETLALAVKLTRISLFGIYFTGLAYVFNGFLQIKGNYTIPALVGFPFNFLVILFIFLSAKTNIFVLAIGSVTAIASQLFFVLPYVYKKGYRYKFVLNIRDEHIKTMACIALPVIIGVSVNQINTLVDRTLASQIAEGGISALNYANRLNGFVQGIFVSSIATVMYPMISKMAAENNMTGLKKSLSEAVSSINLLVIPTTVGAMIFAGPVVRLLFGRGAFDTNAIFMTSYALFFYSMGMIGFGLREVLSRAFYSLHDTRTPMMNAAIAMGMNIILNIILSKFLGIGGLALATSISAIFCTVLLFISLRKKIGPYGMKNITISFVKILCASLVMGIIAKVSYNALLNSINANLSLIISIGIGTLTYFIIIYFMNIEEVDTMVNVLKRKLKGAAV, from the coding sequence ATGAAAAAAATGGCAATGCTTTTAATGTTAATCACAATACTTTCGAAAATATTTGGTTTTGCTAGAGATATTACGCTATCATACTTTTACGGAGCATCTAATATTAGTGATGCCTATTTAATATCTACTACTATACCGATGGTGATATTTGCTTTTATAGGGACAGGTATAACTACAGGTTATATTCCCATGTACAGCAAAATAGAAAATAGTAATGGGATAAAAGAGGCCAATAGATATACTAATAATCTTGTAAATGTATTAATAGTAATTTGTACTATCATAGTGATTCTAGGACTTTTATTTACTAATCCAATAGTAAAAGTTTTTGCATCAGGTTTTGAAGGAGAAACTTTAGCATTAGCTGTTAAGTTGACAAGAATAAGTTTATTTGGGATATACTTTACAGGACTTGCATATGTATTTAATGGATTTCTTCAAATAAAAGGGAACTATACTATTCCTGCACTTGTGGGATTCCCTTTTAATTTTTTGGTAATACTATTTATATTTTTAAGTGCTAAGACGAATATATTCGTATTAGCCATAGGCAGCGTGACAGCAATTGCATCTCAATTATTTTTTGTATTACCATATGTATATAAAAAAGGATATAGATATAAGTTTGTTTTAAACATAAGAGATGAACATATAAAGACTATGGCCTGTATAGCCCTTCCGGTAATAATAGGGGTATCGGTCAATCAAATCAATACTTTGGTGGACAGGACCTTGGCTTCTCAAATAGCTGAAGGTGGGATATCTGCTCTTAACTATGCCAACAGGCTTAATGGGTTCGTGCAGGGGATATTTGTCTCATCAATTGCTACTGTCATGTATCCTATGATCTCCAAAATGGCAGCGGAAAACAATATGACCGGGCTTAAAAAATCTCTGTCAGAAGCTGTAAGCTCTATTAATTTGTTAGTCATACCCACTACTGTTGGAGCTATGATTTTTGCAGGACCAGTGGTTAGACTTTTATTTGGCAGAGGGGCGTTTGATACCAATGCCATATTTATGACTTCTTATGCTTTATTCTTTTACTCCATGGGTATGATTGGTTTTGGTTTAAGGGAAGTGCTATCAAGAGCATTTTATTCCCTGCACGACACCAGGACACCTATGATGAATGCTGCTATAGCCATGGGTATGAATATTATTTTAAACATCATTCTATCTAAATTTTTAGGTATAGGAGGGCTTGCTTTAGCAACAAGTATATCGGCTATATTTTGTACCGTATTATTATTTATCAGCTTAAGAAAAAAGATTGGTCCATATGGCATGAAGAACATAACCATTTCCTTTGTAAAAATCCTGTGTGCTTCATTGGTGATGGGGATAATAGCAAAGGTTTCTTATAATGCATTGCTTAACAGTATAAACGCTAATTTATCTTTAATCATTTCAATAGGAATAGGTACATTAACCTATTTTATAATTATTTACTTTATGAATATAGAAGAAGTTGACACAATGGTAAACGTACTTAAGAGAAAGTTGAAAGGTGCTGCAGTTTAA
- the rfbD gene encoding dTDP-4-dehydrorhamnose reductase: MKVLVTGVKGQLGYDVVKRFKSLNVECLGVDKEKFDLTDERQTMDFIRNYRPDIVVHCAAYTAVDRAEEDRAVCYAVNVLGTRYVAQACSEVGAKMVYISTDYVFDGKGEVPYEVTDMPAPINYYGQTKYEGELEVKRLVDKAFIIRISWVFGKNGNNFVKTMLTLGKERKQLNVVCDQIGSPTYTFDVARLITDMSVTNKYGTYHATNEGYCSWHEFAKEIFNLTGLDVCVNPISTEEYPTKAIRPKNSRMSKKSLDRSLFTRLPEWKDALKRYLDELDLVNEK; the protein is encoded by the coding sequence TTGAAAGTTCTTGTGACAGGGGTTAAAGGTCAGCTTGGATATGATGTTGTAAAAAGGTTTAAGAGTTTAAATGTTGAATGCCTTGGGGTAGATAAAGAAAAATTTGATCTTACCGATGAAAGACAGACTATGGACTTTATTAGAAACTATAGACCTGATATAGTTGTTCACTGTGCTGCATATACCGCAGTTGATAGAGCAGAAGAAGACAGAGCTGTGTGTTATGCCGTAAATGTACTTGGAACCAGATATGTTGCTCAGGCTTGTTCGGAGGTAGGAGCAAAGATGGTATATATTAGCACTGACTACGTTTTTGATGGTAAAGGAGAAGTGCCATATGAAGTAACTGATATGCCTGCCCCTATAAACTACTATGGTCAAACTAAATATGAAGGTGAGCTCGAAGTTAAGAGACTGGTCGATAAAGCATTTATAATCAGAATTTCATGGGTGTTCGGAAAGAACGGAAATAATTTTGTAAAGACTATGCTGACACTAGGAAAAGAAAGAAAACAACTGAATGTTGTCTGTGACCAAATAGGCTCTCCAACATATACTTTTGACGTTGCACGTCTTATAACAGATATGTCTGTTACAAACAAATATGGGACGTATCATGCCACAAATGAAGGTTATTGCAGCTGGCACGAGTTTGCCAAAGAAATATTTAATTTAACTGGACTTGATGTGTGTGTTAATCCTATAAGTACAGAAGAGTATCCAACAAAAGCAATAAGGCCGAAAAATTCACGAATGTCAAAAAAGAGTCTTGATAGGTCTTTGTTTACAAGGCTTCCTGAATGGAAGGATGCTTTAAAAAGGTATTTAGACGAATTGGATTTAGTAAACGAAAAATAG
- the rfbB gene encoding dTDP-glucose 4,6-dehydratase — translation MNLLVTGGAGFIGSNFIFYMLKKYPNYRIVCLDLLTYAGNLFTLEPVLDNPNFKFVKGDIADREFIFDLFEEEKFDIVVNFAAESHVDRSIENPGIFLRTNVFGTQVLMDACRKYGIKRYHQVSTDEVYGDLPLDRPDLFFTEESPIHTSSPYSASKASADLLVLSYYRTFKLPVTISRCSNNYGPYHFPEKLIPLMISRALNDQPLPVYGKGENVRDWLYVEDHCSAIDLIIHKGTEGEVYNVGGHNERTNLEVVKTILKELGKPDSLITFVTDRPGHDLRYAIDSSKIQRELGWKPQVKFDEGIRMTIKWYLQNSKWWKNIINGEYSSYYEKMYGNRQVIAG, via the coding sequence ATGAATTTATTAGTTACTGGTGGAGCTGGTTTTATTGGTAGCAATTTTATATTTTATATGTTAAAGAAGTATCCAAATTATAGAATTGTATGTTTAGATTTACTTACATATGCAGGTAATTTATTTACATTAGAACCTGTGTTGGACAACCCTAATTTTAAATTTGTAAAAGGAGATATTGCTGATAGGGAGTTTATATTTGATTTATTTGAAGAAGAAAAATTTGATATTGTAGTTAATTTTGCAGCTGAATCTCATGTTGACAGGTCTATTGAGAACCCTGGCATATTCCTGAGAACTAATGTCTTTGGGACACAGGTACTTATGGATGCTTGTCGTAAATACGGGATAAAAAGATATCATCAAGTTTCGACAGATGAAGTTTATGGCGATCTTCCTCTTGATAGACCTGACCTGTTCTTTACTGAAGAAAGTCCGATACATACATCCTCACCCTATTCTGCTTCAAAGGCTTCTGCTGACTTGCTGGTACTATCATACTATAGGACTTTCAAACTTCCTGTAACAATATCCAGATGTTCCAACAACTATGGTCCATATCATTTCCCGGAAAAACTTATTCCACTTATGATTTCACGGGCTCTTAATGATCAACCCCTACCGGTTTATGGTAAAGGTGAAAATGTAAGAGATTGGCTCTATGTCGAAGATCATTGTAGTGCAATTGACCTCATTATACATAAAGGTACCGAAGGTGAGGTATATAATGTAGGAGGACATAACGAGAGGACTAACCTTGAGGTTGTAAAGACAATTTTAAAGGAACTTGGAAAACCAGACTCTCTTATTACCTTTGTTACTGACAGGCCAGGTCATGATCTTAGATATGCCATCGATTCATCGAAAATCCAAAGGGAACTTGGATGGAAGCCACAAGTTAAATTTGATGAAGGAATAAGGATGACCATAAAATGGTATCTTCAAAATAGTAAATGGTGGAAAAATATTATTAACGGTGAGTACAGCAGCTATTATGAAAAGATGTATGGCAACAGGCAGGTAATTGCCGGTTAA
- the rfbC gene encoding dTDP-4-dehydrorhamnose 3,5-epimerase yields the protein MRIIKTKLEGVYIIEPKVFGDHRGWFMESYSKIKFKKNGIDIDFVQDNHSLSAKKGTIRGLHFQINPIAQTKLVRCTKGRILDVAVDIRKGSPTYKQWISVELSEENKKQLLIPKGFAHGFLTLTDNVEVQYKVDEYYSQEHDRSIRYDDPDIGIDWGIDNPILSEKDLKAPLLKDSDHNFEYNE from the coding sequence TTGAGAATAATAAAAACTAAGTTAGAAGGAGTATACATTATAGAACCTAAAGTTTTTGGAGATCATCGTGGTTGGTTTATGGAAAGTTACTCTAAAATTAAATTTAAAAAAAATGGAATAGATATAGATTTTGTTCAAGATAATCATTCGTTATCGGCTAAAAAAGGAACTATAAGAGGATTACATTTTCAAATTAATCCTATAGCTCAAACAAAGCTTGTTCGTTGTACAAAGGGTAGAATTTTAGATGTGGCTGTAGATATAAGAAAAGGTTCACCAACATATAAACAATGGATATCTGTTGAGCTTTCAGAGGAAAACAAAAAGCAGCTATTAATTCCAAAGGGTTTTGCACACGGATTTCTTACATTAACAGATAATGTGGAAGTACAATATAAAGTAGACGAATATTATTCTCAAGAGCATGATCGCAGTATTAGATATGATGATCCTGATATAGGAATAGATTGGGGAATTGATAATCCTATTCTTTCAGAAAAAGATTTAAAAGCACCTTTACTTAAAGATAGTGATCATAATTTTGAATATAATGAATAG
- the rfbA gene encoding glucose-1-phosphate thymidylyltransferase RfbA, which produces MIKKTKGIILAGGSGTRLYPLTMVTSKQLLPVYDKPMIYYPLSILMLAGIRDILIISTPVDLPNFKRLLGDGSQFGINLSYAEQPSPDGLAQAFIIGEEFIGNDDCALILGDNIFYGNNFGKILKEAVENKGRATVFGYYVDDPERFGVVEFDDDGKVISIEEKPKNPKSNYAVTGLYFYDNRVVEYAKTLKPSARGELEITDLNKLYLEQGDLDVKLLGRGFAWLDTGTMDTLVEAAEFVRMIEKRQGIKIAALEEIAYINKWISKAQLLESANRYGKSPYGQHLTKVAEGKIRY; this is translated from the coding sequence ATGATAAAAAAAACAAAAGGGATAATCCTAGCTGGTGGCTCAGGAACCCGACTTTATCCTTTAACAATGGTAACAAGTAAACAGCTTCTACCTGTTTACGATAAACCTATGATTTATTATCCATTATCTATATTGATGTTAGCTGGTATTAGAGATATTTTAATAATATCAACTCCTGTTGATTTACCAAACTTTAAAAGACTATTAGGGGATGGTAGTCAATTTGGCATTAATTTATCTTATGCAGAACAGCCGTCACCAGACGGACTTGCTCAAGCATTTATTATTGGCGAAGAGTTTATTGGCAATGATGACTGCGCTTTAATTCTTGGAGATAACATCTTTTATGGCAATAACTTTGGAAAGATTTTAAAAGAAGCAGTTGAAAATAAAGGGAGGGCGACTGTTTTCGGTTATTATGTTGATGACCCCGAACGATTTGGAGTTGTTGAATTTGATGATGATGGCAAAGTTATTTCAATAGAAGAAAAGCCTAAAAATCCAAAGTCAAACTACGCAGTTACAGGTTTATACTTTTATGACAATCGTGTGGTTGAATATGCAAAAACATTAAAACCCAGTGCAAGAGGAGAGCTGGAGATAACTGATTTAAATAAGTTATATTTAGAACAAGGGGATTTGGATGTAAAACTTCTTGGAAGAGGTTTTGCCTGGCTTGATACTGGTACTATGGATACCCTTGTTGAGGCAGCTGAGTTTGTAAGAATGATTGAGAAAAGACAGGGAATAAAAATAGCTGCTCTTGAAGAAATTGCATATATAAATAAGTGGATTTCAAAAGCACAACTATTAGAATCAGCAAACAGATATGGCAAGTCTCCTTATGGTCAACACCTTACAAAGGTAGCTGAAGGAAAAATTAGATATTAA
- a CDS encoding glycosyltransferase family 4 protein, which translates to MRILFLPKYHKEGPSSRYRTHNYIKYFKNAGYEITIKPLFHDGYVSNLYKKKSKNYIKILTDILNRVKYLLLYKAKYDVLIIEKELFPYFPYFIERMLLVGSRYTLDFDDAISTRYKVNFIKRILLGNKINKLSRSAILTTVGNKWYWQEITQGKLKYLPTVVDMEKYSIQNIRKRINDIPIIVWIGSPSTVKYLYTVQQVLIELSKEFNFKLRVIGSVIDIKGVNIECLQWFEDKEFEYLYSSDIGIMPLEDTLWERGKCGFKCIQYMASFLPVVASSSPANEEIIIHGETGFIAKDHEDWYEYLKTLLEDKDMRIRLGSKGRDRIEKNYSYQVWGKRYVKFVENAIID; encoded by the coding sequence ATGAGAATACTTTTTCTTCCTAAATACCACAAAGAAGGACCTAGTTCTAGATATAGAACACACAACTATATAAAATACTTTAAAAATGCGGGATATGAGATAACAATAAAGCCTCTCTTTCATGATGGATATGTTAGTAATTTATATAAGAAAAAATCTAAAAATTATATAAAAATACTAACAGATATTTTAAATCGAGTTAAATATCTTTTACTATATAAGGCTAAATATGATGTATTAATAATCGAAAAAGAATTATTCCCATATTTTCCATATTTTATAGAAAGAATGCTTTTGGTGGGTAGTAGATATACGTTAGATTTTGATGATGCTATAAGTACTAGATATAAAGTCAATTTTATAAAAAGAATATTGCTAGGTAATAAGATAAATAAATTATCTAGAAGTGCTATATTAACAACAGTGGGTAATAAGTGGTACTGGCAGGAAATAACCCAAGGCAAGTTAAAATACTTACCAACAGTAGTTGATATGGAAAAGTACTCAATCCAAAACATTCGAAAGAGGATTAATGATATACCAATTATTGTTTGGATAGGTTCTCCATCTACAGTTAAATATTTATATACTGTACAACAAGTATTAATTGAGCTGAGCAAAGAGTTTAATTTTAAATTAAGAGTAATAGGTAGTGTTATAGATATCAAAGGAGTCAATATAGAGTGTTTACAGTGGTTTGAAGATAAGGAATTTGAATATTTATATTCCAGTGATATAGGAATAATGCCACTAGAGGACACATTATGGGAACGTGGTAAATGTGGTTTTAAATGTATTCAATATATGGCATCTTTTTTACCAGTAGTAGCATCATCTTCACCAGCCAATGAAGAAATTATTATACACGGAGAAACGGGATTTATTGCAAAGGACCATGAAGATTGGTATGAGTATCTAAAAACATTATTAGAAGACAAAGATATGCGCATTAGGCTAGGCTCTAAAGGAAGAGACAGGATAGAAAAAAACTATTCATATCAAGTATGGGGTAAAAGATATGTAAAATTTGTTGAAAATGCAATAATAGATTAA
- a CDS encoding glycosyltransferase family 2 protein codes for MKKTLDIIIVNWNAGKQLYDCLESIQNTNKESFKLNKVIVVDNASTDDSLKNLLKLDIPLEIIRNKSNLGFATACNQGAKLSNSDFILFLNPDTILYEESLNIPMKFMQDDKNTDVGICGIQLIDEFGKVTRTCSRFPRTKYFISKMFLINKLFPNLNHHMLEWDHKKNLEVDQVIGAFFLIRRSLFEILGGFDERFFVYFEEVDLSYRVKEIGFKSMYLANVQAFHKGGGTSEQVKATRLFYSIRSRILYGFKHFSLGSAIILFLATLFIEPMSRIGLGIMRLSLKDIREVIKAYRMLIKDIPNIVRMII; via the coding sequence ATGAAAAAGACATTAGATATTATTATTGTTAATTGGAATGCAGGAAAACAACTTTATGATTGTCTAGAATCTATACAAAATACTAATAAAGAATCTTTTAAGCTGAACAAGGTAATTGTAGTCGATAATGCTTCAACTGATGATTCTCTGAAAAATTTATTAAAATTAGATATTCCGTTAGAAATCATTCGCAACAAATCAAATCTAGGATTTGCAACAGCATGCAATCAGGGAGCAAAATTAAGTAATTCAGATTTCATATTGTTTTTAAATCCGGATACTATATTATATGAGGAATCTTTAAATATTCCTATGAAATTTATGCAAGATGATAAGAATACAGATGTTGGAATATGCGGTATTCAGCTTATAGACGAATTCGGAAAAGTTACACGTACATGTTCTCGTTTTCCTAGAACAAAATACTTTATTTCAAAGATGTTTCTAATTAATAAGCTATTTCCTAACTTAAACCATCACATGTTAGAATGGGATCATAAGAAAAATTTAGAAGTTGATCAAGTTATAGGTGCATTTTTTCTGATTAGAAGAAGTTTATTTGAAATATTGGGTGGTTTCGATGAACGATTTTTTGTATATTTTGAAGAAGTAGATTTATCGTATCGCGTAAAAGAAATAGGATTCAAAAGCATGTATTTAGCAAATGTTCAAGCTTTTCATAAAGGTGGAGGGACTTCTGAGCAAGTAAAAGCTACACGTTTATTTTATTCAATTAGAAGCAGGATTCTATATGGATTTAAACATTTTAGTTTAGGGTCTGCTATAATATTATTTTTGGCTACTTTATTTATCGAGCCAATGTCAAGAATAGGATTAGGCATAATGAGATTATCTTTAAAAGATATTAGAGAGGTTATAAAAGCGTATAGAATGTTAATTAAAGATATTCCTAATATAGTAAGGATGATAATATGA
- a CDS encoding transposase produces MYRQTTLFTLDQILEIQPLTKLQAILTFVDYSIMLEAFKIDASKRGPKGFSYSSLLNALLAMQIEQLPTVKALVKRLKTDPVLRVTCGFDAVGKTPSAATFSRFIEKLSKTNVLEKTFHRMVRRAKTLGLIDGTHVSIDASKIDAFEHAIPKSRIPENNPEFPHWGAKQDTNGNMIKWFGWKMHAVVDTTSGIPLGYIITPANIADMVMAIPLMNKLKEDYENLFKPSYYIMDTGYDTPAIYQHAILLGAQAIISINWRNTKIPPEGINWEGQLVCTMNFPYVNGGNDNGTIRLLCPHTCGKANCPMGSNWCTTAKSGYVGKVKIKDNPRFISYPLRGTEAWDNLYDERTSVERFFGNGKENYALNNLRVAGLKKAKVFVDLTCIAIIAARIAKAEQSKNIAA; encoded by the coding sequence ATGTATCGGCAAACAACATTATTTACTTTAGATCAAATTTTAGAAATTCAACCATTAACAAAATTACAAGCTATTTTAACATTTGTTGATTATTCAATTATGCTTGAAGCTTTTAAAATTGATGCCAGCAAGCGAGGTCCTAAAGGTTTTTCATATTCCAGCTTGCTCAATGCCTTGCTTGCAATGCAGATTGAACAACTTCCTACCGTTAAGGCATTGGTTAAAAGGTTAAAAACCGACCCTGTTTTAAGAGTAACCTGTGGTTTTGATGCTGTTGGTAAAACACCCAGTGCAGCAACTTTTTCAAGATTTATTGAAAAGCTTTCTAAAACAAATGTGCTTGAAAAGACTTTTCACCGAATGGTACGTAGAGCTAAAACCTTGGGACTTATTGATGGTACTCACGTTTCTATTGATGCATCAAAAATTGATGCTTTTGAGCATGCTATACCAAAATCGAGGATACCAGAAAACAATCCTGAGTTTCCTCACTGGGGTGCCAAGCAAGATACCAACGGTAATATGATAAAATGGTTTGGCTGGAAGATGCACGCCGTAGTTGATACAACAAGCGGTATACCATTAGGGTATATCATAACCCCTGCAAATATAGCAGATATGGTAATGGCAATACCACTCATGAATAAGCTTAAAGAAGATTATGAAAACTTATTCAAACCATCATATTACATTATGGATACAGGCTATGATACACCAGCCATCTATCAGCATGCCATATTGCTTGGTGCTCAAGCCATCATATCCATTAATTGGAGAAATACAAAAATTCCGCCTGAAGGCATCAACTGGGAAGGTCAACTTGTTTGCACCATGAATTTTCCATATGTGAATGGCGGCAATGATAATGGAACCATTCGGTTATTATGTCCTCATACTTGCGGAAAAGCTAATTGTCCTATGGGTTCAAATTGGTGTACCACTGCAAAATCAGGGTATGTTGGCAAGGTTAAAATCAAAGACAATCCAAGGTTTATTTCTTATCCATTACGAGGAACAGAAGCATGGGATAATCTATATGACGAAAGAACATCTGTTGAACGTTTCTTTGGTAATGGAAAAGAAAACTATGCTTTGAATAATCTACGAGTAGCAGGATTAAAAAAAGCAAAAGTATTTGTGGACTTGACCTGCATTGCAATTATTGCTGCAAGAATTGCAAAAGCAGAACAATCAAAAAATATTGCAGCTTAA